The Nocardia arthritidis genome has a window encoding:
- a CDS encoding MFS transporter, producing the protein MTTTLARPSAVDLPARRGLIWLSAWPVLAVFVLSNAATPLYVVWQRDMGFSSGVLTAIFACYIVGLLGALLVAGVLSDRIGRKPVLLPAIGLAVLACVLFATANSVAVLALARLLTGIAVGATVSAGMAAVTDVGGPARKPLAALAASSAMVLGAGSGPLLAGLFSQRLPWPTTTVFLFEIALLISAFAVVARLPLAKGAGGRGAWIRIPAVPAQGRTPVLLGIAVFAPGITATSFVLSLGPSVLARLGVADRVVAGALAFVMFLGATGIQFAVRRFPVRVILLGGAAAAVAAMAALVLALQAGSVALFAVAAVLAGVGQGMGQLGGLTAISAAVPGDRLAEANAAQNIGGYVPAAALPLATGFLGDAIGLPAAATVFGGVVGVAALAGAGFVATRRSK; encoded by the coding sequence ATGACGACGACCCTGGCCCGCCCGTCCGCGGTGGACCTGCCGGCCCGGCGCGGCCTGATCTGGCTGTCCGCGTGGCCGGTGCTCGCGGTGTTCGTGCTGTCCAATGCGGCGACCCCGCTGTACGTCGTGTGGCAGCGCGATATGGGTTTCTCCTCCGGTGTGCTGACCGCGATCTTCGCCTGCTACATCGTCGGCCTGCTCGGCGCGCTGCTGGTGGCGGGCGTGCTTTCGGACCGGATCGGCCGTAAACCGGTGCTGCTGCCCGCGATCGGTCTCGCGGTCCTGGCCTGCGTGCTGTTCGCCACCGCGAATTCCGTTGCGGTATTGGCGCTTGCGCGACTGCTGACCGGCATAGCGGTGGGCGCGACGGTGTCGGCGGGTATGGCCGCGGTGACCGATGTCGGCGGTCCGGCGCGCAAACCGCTTGCCGCACTTGCCGCCTCCTCGGCGATGGTGCTCGGCGCCGGCTCCGGCCCACTGCTCGCCGGGCTGTTCTCGCAGCGGCTGCCGTGGCCGACCACGACCGTCTTCCTGTTCGAAATTGCGCTGCTGATCTCGGCTTTCGCGGTGGTTGCCCGGCTGCCGCTGGCGAAGGGGGCCGGTGGGCGCGGCGCCTGGATCCGCATTCCCGCAGTGCCCGCGCAGGGGCGCACGCCCGTGCTGCTCGGTATCGCGGTGTTCGCGCCGGGCATCACCGCGACCTCCTTCGTCCTCTCCCTCGGCCCATCGGTGCTGGCGCGTCTCGGGGTCGCCGATCGAGTGGTCGCGGGCGCGCTGGCCTTCGTGATGTTCCTGGGCGCCACCGGAATTCAGTTCGCGGTACGGCGCTTCCCGGTGCGCGTCATCCTGCTCGGCGGCGCGGCGGCCGCGGTGGCCGCGATGGCCGCGCTGGTGCTCGCGCTGCAGGCGGGCTCGGTGGCGCTGTTCGCGGTGGCGGCCGTGCTCGCGGGCGTCGGGCAGGGGATGGGACAGCTGGGCGGGCTGACCGCGATCAGTGCCGCGGTGCCGGGGGACCGGCTGGCCGAGGCGAACGCGGCGCAGAACATCGGCGGATACGTGCCGGCCGCAGCGCTGCCGCTGGCGACCGGATTCCTCGGTGACGCAATCGGTTTGCCCGCGGCCGCGACCGTCTTCGGCGGCGTGGTCGGCGTCGCGGCGCTGGCGGGCGCCGGTTTCGTCGCGACGCGCCGGTCGAAATGA
- a CDS encoding tryptophan 2,3-dioxygenase, producing the protein MSTTEFGCPYGTAPYVSYSQLDALHEMQHPTTDSPLEMQFILITQVKELLFRMAYVDLDEARNRLRANDCAQACRALARVSRVQRVLQSSWDYLNGMSASEFLGFRHVLGSASGNQSFMYRALEFILGNKDDESLAYIRQFGPLAPILAREVAEPSLDDEVIAYLGRTFGALPTPSRPALEPAVEEVWLAVYRDPNRYPEQYALAEALLEVAYQFAHWRSTHLLVVERMLGAKPGTGGTAGLDWLRRIRDHRFFPELWAVRTRM; encoded by the coding sequence ATGAGCACGACGGAATTCGGCTGCCCCTATGGCACGGCGCCCTATGTGAGCTATTCCCAACTGGATGCCCTGCACGAAATGCAGCATCCCACCACCGATTCCCCGCTGGAGATGCAGTTCATCCTGATCACCCAGGTGAAGGAGCTGCTGTTCCGGATGGCATACGTCGATCTGGACGAGGCACGGAATCGGTTGCGCGCCAACGATTGTGCGCAGGCCTGCCGCGCGTTGGCGAGGGTGAGCCGGGTGCAGCGGGTGCTCCAGTCGTCCTGGGATTACCTCAACGGCATGTCGGCATCCGAATTCCTCGGATTCCGGCATGTGCTCGGCAGCGCCTCCGGCAACCAGTCGTTCATGTACCGCGCGCTGGAATTCATCCTGGGTAATAAGGACGACGAAAGTCTGGCCTACATCCGGCAATTCGGCCCATTGGCGCCGATACTCGCCCGCGAGGTCGCCGAACCGAGCCTGGACGACGAGGTGATCGCCTACCTGGGCCGGACATTCGGCGCACTGCCGACACCGAGCCGGCCGGCGCTCGAGCCCGCGGTGGAGGAGGTCTGGCTGGCGGTCTACCGGGACCCGAACCGCTACCCGGAGCAGTATGCGCTGGCCGAGGCGCTGCTGGAGGTGGCATACCAGTTCGCGCACTGGCGCTCGACCCACCTGCTCGTGGTCGAGCGCATGCTCGGCGCCAAACCCGGCACCGGGGGCACCGCGGGGCTCGACTGGCTGCGCCGGATCCGCGACCACCGCTTCTTCCCCGAGCTCTGGGCGGTCCGAACCCGGATGTGA
- a CDS encoding arylamine N-acetyltransferase family protein: protein MDGDDRGDMSTPGYHWSGAEVDLDAYLARIGYTGERLPTVRTLRELHRRHTTTIPFENFEIILGRGIPLDLETVQDKLIRRRRGGYCYEHVTLFAAVLERLGFGVTGFVGRVVMGALGAPRPATHALLRVTTADDDRIWLCDVGFGSGPLEPYQLCDDIREFRSGDWRFRLELTKGELGEDFWLLHQFGEDGWIVRYTFTTTPQYPIDYAVGNHYVSTSPRSPFTTRPYAQRFHPDRHVVVDGTTLTTRFPDGSAESTTIDPADLPKIVNELFDIELDATDVAALTQRWLIPK, encoded by the coding sequence ATGGACGGCGACGATAGGGGAGATATGAGCACACCCGGCTACCACTGGAGCGGTGCGGAGGTGGATCTCGACGCGTACCTGGCCCGGATCGGCTACACCGGTGAGCGTCTGCCGACCGTGCGCACCCTGCGCGAACTACACCGCAGGCACACCACGACGATCCCGTTCGAGAATTTCGAGATCATCCTCGGCCGCGGTATCCCGCTGGACCTGGAGACGGTGCAGGACAAGCTGATCCGCCGCCGCCGGGGCGGTTACTGCTACGAGCACGTCACGCTGTTCGCGGCCGTGCTGGAGCGGCTCGGCTTCGGCGTCACCGGATTCGTCGGCCGGGTGGTCATGGGGGCGCTCGGCGCACCGCGCCCGGCCACCCACGCGCTGTTGCGGGTCACCACCGCCGACGACGACCGGATCTGGCTGTGCGACGTCGGATTCGGCTCCGGGCCGCTGGAGCCGTATCAGCTCTGCGACGATATCCGCGAATTCCGCTCGGGCGATTGGCGGTTCCGGCTGGAATTGACGAAAGGCGAACTGGGCGAAGACTTTTGGTTGCTGCACCAATTCGGGGAGGACGGCTGGATCGTGCGCTATACGTTCACCACCACGCCGCAGTACCCGATCGATTACGCGGTCGGCAACCATTATGTGTCCACCTCGCCGCGCTCGCCGTTCACCACCCGGCCATACGCGCAGCGCTTCCACCCCGACCGGCATGTCGTCGTCGACGGCACCACCCTGACAACCCGATTCCCGGACGGCAGCGCCGAATCGACGACCATCGACCCCGCCGACCTGCCGAAAATCGTGAACGAGTTGTTCGATATCGAACTCGACGCGACCGATGTCGCCGCATTGACGCAGCGCTGGCTGATCCCAAAATGA
- a CDS encoding penicillin-binding transpeptidase domain-containing protein, which produces MVERVRNRIRIVTVFAAAALVLPGCSSSGPDQPKTVAQQFADALTRDDVAGAAALTDDPKTAAGVLGPLYDGLGKDVKFEVREIGKDGAFTLSAAWKLGQDGKQQWTYTTSGAAADKNGWKVRWNPVTVAPGLDQGPLSYGPAYPAKPARVLDSAGGELLSQQVVTLVNVAPGTDTAAVAALLAPISSDVTAASVQSDIAGAQGKPATVITLRESDIGPIRDRLAAIQGVTLAPQTRLLPDKSVASQTLSGLSDLWQQEMNAAAGWAVRAKTADGSTVRIAGADAQPTPDITTTLDSGLQRAAKAALASIDQPAAIVALQPSTGNVLAMAQNAAADDKGPIALTGLYPPGSTFKTITVSAALQAGIVTPNSTVGCPGKANIEGRTIPNDNNFDLGQVPLHTAFARSCNTTMGKLAVQLPPDGLTKAAAQLGLGIDYVTPGLTTVTGKVPTADTAAQRVEAGIGQGQVTATPFGMALVAASIARGSVPTPTVVAGQPGKPDRAPAPLPANIPEQIKPMMRETVTDGTATALRDIPGILGKTGTAEYIDDKHAHGWFVGIDGDLAFAVFISDAGSSTPAVAAAGRMLRAPR; this is translated from the coding sequence ATGGTCGAGCGCGTGCGCAACCGTATTCGCATCGTGACCGTATTCGCGGCCGCCGCGCTGGTGCTGCCCGGCTGTTCGTCGTCGGGGCCGGATCAGCCCAAGACCGTCGCCCAGCAGTTCGCCGACGCGCTGACCCGCGACGACGTCGCGGGCGCTGCGGCGCTCACCGACGATCCGAAGACCGCGGCGGGCGTGCTCGGCCCGCTCTACGACGGCCTCGGTAAAGATGTGAAATTCGAGGTCCGCGAGATCGGGAAGGATGGCGCGTTCACGTTGTCGGCCGCCTGGAAGCTCGGGCAGGACGGCAAGCAGCAGTGGACATACACCACCTCGGGCGCCGCCGCCGACAAGAACGGCTGGAAGGTGCGCTGGAATCCGGTCACCGTCGCGCCCGGACTCGACCAGGGGCCGCTGAGCTACGGCCCGGCCTATCCCGCGAAGCCCGCGCGCGTCCTCGATTCCGCCGGCGGTGAACTGCTGTCCCAGCAGGTGGTCACCCTGGTGAATGTGGCGCCGGGCACCGACACCGCGGCCGTCGCCGCACTGCTCGCGCCGATCTCCTCGGATGTCACCGCGGCCTCGGTGCAGTCGGATATCGCTGGGGCGCAAGGGAAACCGGCCACCGTGATCACGCTCAGGGAATCGGATATCGGACCGATCCGGGACCGGCTCGCGGCCATCCAGGGCGTCACCCTGGCACCGCAGACCCGGTTGTTGCCCGATAAATCGGTGGCCTCGCAGACGCTGTCCGGACTGTCCGATCTGTGGCAGCAGGAGATGAACGCCGCCGCGGGCTGGGCGGTGCGCGCGAAAACCGCCGACGGCAGCACCGTTCGCATCGCGGGCGCGGACGCCCAACCGACGCCCGACATCACCACCACGCTGGACAGCGGTCTACAGCGGGCCGCCAAGGCCGCGCTCGCGTCGATCGACCAGCCCGCCGCGATCGTCGCGCTGCAACCATCCACCGGAAATGTGCTGGCCATGGCGCAGAACGCGGCGGCGGACGACAAGGGCCCGATCGCGCTGACCGGGCTCTACCCGCCGGGTTCGACATTCAAGACGATCACCGTATCGGCCGCACTGCAGGCGGGCATCGTGACACCGAATTCCACCGTCGGCTGCCCCGGCAAGGCGAATATCGAGGGCCGCACCATCCCGAACGACAACAACTTCGATTTGGGACAGGTCCCGCTGCACACCGCGTTCGCCCGCTCGTGCAATACGACCATGGGCAAGCTGGCCGTGCAGCTGCCGCCGGACGGTCTCACCAAAGCGGCCGCTCAGTTGGGTCTCGGCATCGACTACGTCACGCCGGGCCTCACCACCGTCACCGGCAAGGTGCCGACCGCCGACACCGCCGCCCAGCGTGTCGAGGCCGGAATCGGTCAAGGCCAGGTGACGGCGACACCCTTCGGGATGGCGTTGGTCGCCGCGTCCATCGCGCGCGGCTCGGTGCCGACGCCGACAGTGGTGGCCGGGCAGCCGGGTAAGCCGGACCGCGCACCGGCGCCGCTGCCCGCGAACATTCCCGAACAGATCAAGCCGATGATGCGCGAAACCGTCACCGACGGCACCGCCACCGCATTGCGGGATATCCCAGGGATTTTGGGGAAGACCGGCACCGCCGAGTACATCGATGACAAGCACGCGCACGGCTGGTTCGTCGGGATCGACGGCGATCTCGCCTTCGCCGTCTTCATCAGCGACGCCGGATCGTCGACTCCGGCGGTGGCCGCCGCTGGGCGAATGTTGCGTGCGCCACGCTAG
- a CDS encoding serine/threonine-protein kinase, with protein sequence MVNTRDVTISRRFGVGAIDTGQLIAEHYRLVERIGSGGTGVVWRAVDERLQRSVAVKQIHVKASLPEGERDVLRQRAIREARNAARFQHPNAIVVFDITEHDGDPCLVMEYLKSRSLAMVLSAQGTLPLTQVGRIGEQVASALIAAHQAGIVHRDVKPGNVLLDDHGTVKITDFGISRATGDVTLTETGLICGTAAYLAPECARGADPSPASDVFSLGATLFHALEGEPPYGANANPLAVLYAAANGQVTEPRNAGPATDFLLQLLSPEPQDRPTMRAARDYLAALADAGPVPAAAGFVPASEAFTRQLPGAAHGATRTLRPSAAANNGQTERISRPLPVAPPRPPRRNGTAHPNTATHPQAASHPKTQTHHRPAPAPKSGGKRKAVLIGSLVGAVVAAIAIAVASLNSGGGSTPTVQAGVPATSAGGSVSPTTKAAVGDTKSVGSADTRQAIDDTKRFYDTLTESDPSNAWNQLTPAAQQVYGSQQAFLTYWKQNQVNTFNTITPVNSSGSTNSDGSVEIRVASVTYENGQTKSVVLRFVKASNGKLLIDTDTRV encoded by the coding sequence GTGGTCAACACGCGGGATGTCACGATTTCGAGAAGGTTCGGAGTAGGCGCCATCGATACCGGTCAGTTGATCGCGGAGCATTACCGCCTGGTCGAGCGGATTGGTAGCGGCGGCACAGGCGTTGTTTGGCGTGCCGTCGACGAACGCCTGCAGCGCTCGGTGGCGGTCAAGCAGATCCACGTCAAAGCCAGTCTCCCCGAGGGGGAGCGCGACGTGTTGCGCCAGCGGGCCATCCGCGAGGCGCGCAACGCGGCGCGATTCCAGCATCCGAACGCCATCGTGGTGTTCGACATCACCGAGCACGACGGCGATCCGTGCCTGGTCATGGAGTACCTCAAGTCGCGCAGCCTGGCCATGGTGCTATCCGCCCAGGGCACGCTGCCGCTCACCCAGGTCGGCCGGATCGGCGAACAGGTCGCCTCGGCGCTCATCGCCGCCCATCAGGCGGGCATCGTGCACCGCGACGTGAAGCCGGGCAATGTGCTGCTCGACGATCACGGCACGGTCAAGATCACCGACTTCGGCATCTCCAGGGCCACCGGCGATGTCACGCTCACCGAGACCGGCCTGATCTGCGGCACCGCCGCCTATCTCGCGCCGGAATGTGCGCGCGGCGCCGATCCGAGCCCGGCCTCCGACGTGTTCTCGTTGGGCGCCACGCTGTTTCACGCGCTCGAGGGCGAACCGCCCTACGGCGCCAACGCCAATCCGCTCGCCGTGCTGTACGCGGCCGCCAACGGTCAGGTCACCGAGCCCAGGAATGCCGGTCCCGCAACGGATTTCCTGCTGCAGCTGCTCAGCCCGGAACCGCAGGATCGGCCGACCATGCGGGCCGCCCGCGACTATCTGGCCGCACTCGCCGACGCGGGCCCGGTGCCCGCCGCGGCCGGATTCGTGCCCGCCAGTGAGGCATTCACGCGCCAGCTGCCCGGCGCGGCGCACGGCGCCACCCGCACCCTGCGCCCCTCCGCCGCGGCGAACAACGGCCAGACCGAACGGATTTCGCGTCCGCTACCCGTCGCGCCACCTCGCCCGCCGCGACGCAACGGCACCGCGCACCCGAACACCGCGACGCACCCCCAGGCCGCGTCCCACCCCAAAACCCAAACCCACCACCGCCCCGCACCCGCCCCCAAATCGGGCGGCAAGCGCAAGGCGGTACTGATCGGCTCGCTGGTCGGCGCCGTCGTCGCGGCGATCGCCATCGCGGTCGCGTCGCTGAACAGCGGCGGCGGTAGCACGCCGACCGTGCAGGCCGGAGTGCCCGCCACCTCGGCAGGCGGTTCGGTCAGCCCGACCACCAAGGCCGCCGTCGGCGATACCAAGAGCGTCGGTTCGGCGGATACGCGGCAGGCGATCGACGACACCAAGCGCTTCTACGACACGTTGACCGAATCCGATCCCAGTAACGCCTGGAATCAGCTGACGCCCGCCGCCCAACAGGTTTACGGCAGCCAGCAGGCATTCCTGACGTACTGGAAGCAGAACCAGGTGAACACCTTCAACACCATCACGCCGGTGAACAGCAGCGGCAGTACCAATTCCGATGGTTCGGTGGAGATCCGGGTCGCCAGCGTGACCTACGAAAACGGGCAGACCAAGTCCGTGGTGCTGCGATTCGTCAAGGCGAGTAACGGCAAGTTGCTCATCGACACCGACACCCGCGTCTGA